The nucleotide window GGCGGTGCCCGAGGTCGAACGCAAGGACTCACCGGCCTCGAGCCACCGACGAAGCGATCGGCCGTGATGGCGGCCGAATCTTGTCAAAATCTGATATCTCTGGACAGACCGCGGACGGTGCGCCGGTCACTGCGCTTGTTCCTGTGAGCGGCCAGAACCGGCCAGTCGGGGCCCACAGCCGCCGACTCGCGGAATCGATGGAAGCGATTCGGGTCGGTCTGGGCCCGCTCACGGTGTCGCCAGCCGGGCGAACTGGACCTCGGGCCGCGGGATTTCCCATCCTGGGCGTCGAGAGCACGCTCACCTTCGTCATGCAGAATGCTCCCCGGGCATCCGGCGGCCGGCCGTCGCTCGATGCGCTGGAGCATGACCACCCCTCCCATCTGGGTCCGCCCGTCCTTTCTCGGTCCGCTTGACGAGTCACGTGTATCGGTGTATCAATTCACCAGTACACTATGCCCGGACCGCTACGACTGCCGGTCGATCCTGCCAGCCCGGTTCCGCTCTGGAACCAGATCGAGGCCGCCGTGCGCCGCGCGATCGCCGCGGGCGCCCTCGCACCGGGCGACGTCCTGCCGTCTGTGCGCGAGTGCGCGACGACGCTGAAGGTGAACCCGGCGACGGTGTCGAGAGCCTACCAGCGGCTGGTCGACGCCGGGATCGCCGAGGTGCGACGCGGCGAGGGGACCTTCGTCGCCAACGGCGTGCAGGCCGCGTCGCGCGCGCGCCGCCAGCGCGATCTGCGCGCGGCTGCCGACGCGCTCGTCGCCGTCGCGGTGCCGTTGGGCGCCGGCCTCGACGAGACGGTTGCCGTGCTGCAGCAGGCCTGGGCGGCCGCCACCGACCGGCGGCGAGTGGAGGAATGACGTGATGCCTGCCCCGCCCGCCAGACAGGAACCCGTGATCGACGCGCGCGGCGTGACGATTCGCTACAGGCGCCGCGGGGTACTCGGGGACGTGTCGTTCGAAGTGCCGCGCGGCGCCGTGTTCGCGCTGCTCGGACGAAACGGTGCGGGCAAGAGCTCACTGGTCCGCTGCCTGCTCGGCCTGCAGCAGCCTTCGTCCGGACGGGTCCGCGTGTTCGGCCTGGACCCTTGGCGCGAACGCCCGCAGGCGCTCGCCCGCACGGGCGTCGTGCCCGAAACGCCCGACGCGCCGTCCCACCTGCGCGTGTCGGAACTCGTTCGGTTCTGCGGACGCCTGCACGCGCGGTGGGACGCCGGGCGCGTGTTCCGGCTGTGCAACCGCTTCGGGGTCTCGCCTGCGCAGACGATGGGCCAGTTGTCGCGGGGACAGAAGACGGCGGTGATGGCCGCGCTCTCGCTCGGCCACGATCCCGACCTGCTCGTGCTCGACGACCCGACGCTCGGGCTCGACGCGGTGTCGCGGGGCACGCTCGTGGCCCAGCTCGTCGATGCCATGGTCGATCGCGACCTCACGGTGGTCGTGGCCACGCACGACCTGGCATGGGTCGAGGGGCTCGCCACGCACGTCGGCATCTTCCACGCCGGGCGCCTGCTGGCGGCCGGCGAACTCGAGGCGATGAAGGCGGCACGCGGTGCTTCGCTCGAGGATCTGTTCGTGAGGATCACGTCGGGAGAGGAGCGCGCCGCATGACCGTCGTCGTCGCGATCGCCGGGCTCGAATGGCGACGGCTATGGCTGCTGCCGCCCTTCGCGCTCGCCGCGTCGATCGTCGCCGTCGCCGTCTCGGGCCCGGACAGGTTCTGGCCAGGTCTCATCGCGTGGGGCGCCGGGCTCGCCGCGGCGTGCAGCATCGGCGCGCGGCTCCACGGCACGACGACGCGGTTCGTGTTCGCGCGCGGGGTCTCGACTGGTGCGGTGCTCGGTGGCGCGCTCCTGGCCGCGCTTTCCCTCGGCCTCGCCATCTTCGGCGCGGCGCTCGCGCCGCTGGCGTTCGTCGACGGGCGCGTCCTCCATCCCGGCATCGCCGACCCGCTCCTCATGTTCCTCGCCCTGCCGATCGCCTGGGGTACGCTCGGTGGCGTCCTGCTGGGCGGTCTGGCGCACGGCTCCCGCACCGCGGCCGTCATCGTCACTGCCGTCGTGGCGCTGCTGTTCGCGCTCTTTCGGGTGGACCTCCTTGGGGAATGGCTTGGCATGCTTCCCTTCTGGAGCGTCGATCAGTCGCGCTGGGTATCGAATGCGCTCGCGGCGGTGTCGATGAGCGTTCCCCTGGCCGTGGTCGCGGCCGGGGTGGCGCGCGGGCGCGGGCGCCTCGAGCCCACGCTCGGTGCCACCGCACGCGCGCTCGCGGTCGGCGCGGGCATCGTCGTGCTCGCGACGGCCGCGTGGATTGCCGACGTGAGGGCGGCCGGCCCGAATGACTACGTCCGCCTGCTGATGGCAAGGCCCGCGCCCGAGAGCGGGTGGGCGGCCGTCTCGGGGCAGGTGCGCCGCGGCACCAACTACACCCCGACGTTTCTCGTGCACCCCGCCAGCGCCCGTCACCACCGGGTCGAGCACGTTCCCTGGGGGACGCCAACAGCGTTCAGTGCCGATGGCCGAGCCTTCGCCGCGCTCGACCTGCGCGGCCCGAGTGCGGCGCGTGTGCGATTGATGACCTGGTCGCTCGCACCTGACGGGAGAATCGGCTGGCAAGCCAGCGGTGAGGTCCGGGTGGACGACCCGCACCCGCGCCTGGCGCTCTCACCGAGCGGAACGCTCGTCGCCGTCAGGACCCCGCAGTCGATCACCATCCTCGACACGCGAACGGTGGCGCAGGTGGCGCACGTCGTCCAGCCGCACCAGCCGTTCGGCGTGTTCGCGTTCAAGGGCGAGGGTGCGGTGCTGACCGAACGGGCGGCGGTACCCGACGGCACCGGCGCGTCCGTGGAGGTGATCTCGATCGACGTCGCGACGCGCGCCGTCACGACGGTGGGCCTGTACCGCCTCCCCGCGCAGCAGGCGCCCATGGGCACCGCCCTCGACCGGGGCGGTCGCTTCTTCGCCGTGTGGCACCGGGACCCTGCCGCGCCGCAGCGGCTCACCCGACTGGATCTGGAGACGGGTGAGTCGGTGGTCCTCGAAGAGGCCGCGCGCCGGCTCCGTCCCTGGCTCGTGCTGCCCGATGGACGGGTCGTGGCCACTGCGTCCTTTGGTGTGGGGAACCTGCGCGTCGAGGTACTCGGCGGGCAGATGCCCATGTCGGTGCCGCTCCCACTCGCGTCCGCCGCCCGCCTCCAGTGGCTCGGCGGCGAACTCGTCGCGGTGGCGTCGGCCCGGAGGCACGACGCACCGGTTGAGGACGACACCACGTTGGTCGTCGATCTCGCATCCGGCGCCATCGTCCATCGCGAAACCGGCATCCTGCCCGCGTGGGGCTCCGAGCCCGGTGTCTCGTCGGTGCCGTCGGTCCTCTTCGTGCGGGACCGGCGCGAGGTGGTCGCGCGGCCGGACCTGGCACGGTGACGATCGTGCTCGGGCGGTCACCCTGCGGCATCGACGCTGCGAAGGAGTGAGCCATGTCGAACCCCGCTCTTGGTCCGGTCACACTGTTCACAGCGATCGCGGTGGCGACCCTGACGGCCTGCGCCGGGCTTTCGCCTTCGCCAGAGCCCGCCACCGCTGTGGAACCGGCCGTGGAGGCCGGTTCGCTCCCCCCCGAGCAGGAGGCGTTCTGGGCACGGTTTGCCGAGCACTGCGGGCGGGCGTACGCCGGCAGCGTGTCCGACGTCACCGAGTACTACCGGGCGGGGCTCGAAGGCCGCGCGCTCGTGATGCACGTGCTCGAGTGCAGTGAGGATCGCATCCACGCGGCCCTGCACGAGAACGACGACCGGTCGCGCAACTGGATTCTCACGCGCGTCGGCGGCACCATCCGCCTGAAGCACGACCATCGGCACGAAGACGGGACCGAGGACGCCATCACGCAGTACGGCGGCGACGCGCCGGTGCCTGGCCTGCCGCACCGCCAGATCTTTTGGGCGGACGCGCACACGGCGAGCATCCTGCCCGACCGCGCCGACAACTTCTGGTTCTTCCATTTCGTGGACGATCAGACGCTCCACTATGGGGTGCACTGGCCGAAGATCGGCCACTCGGTGCGCCTCGCCTTCGATCTGTTGACGCCGATTCCCGCACCGCCGCGGCCGTGGGGTTACTGACACCGCATCACTCCCAGGATTCGCTTGTGTTGAGACGAATCCCGTGTTCTGGCGTCTACGCTGGCTCCTAACCCTGATCCGACAATCTGGCTGGCGGCTACAGGCTGGCGGCTGGTGGCCTGCTTGGCGAACACCCCTCCTTCTGGCGAGTTCGATCCCGTCACCGGAAGTGAGGTGAGCGATTCGTGCGCTCGAATCGGGTCGATTCAATAGGCGATCGGCGGCATCAGGTCGAGGAGACCGTTGACGATGGCGGTCTCGGCACAGCCGGGCTTGAGCGCCGAATTCAGCACCGCGAAGATCTGATGCGTGTACGACGCGTCGTCGGGGATATAGCTGCCCCTGACCATGCCGTTGGCCGCAGTCGTCAGCATCGTCCGCGCGTAGGGCGACTCCTTCTTGAGCCTCAGGCCAATCGCCGCATAGGGTCCCCCGTTCACCTGCGCGATGGCCACGTCACCCACCATCAGCACGCCCAACCGGATGTCGACCGGGTCGGCGTCCTCATAGGTGCCGGCCACACCGCTGCGCCCCTGGTTGGTCCTCTGGCGTCCGGGGCACGTGACCGTCTTCCGGCTGCCGACGATGCGCACGTCCGACAACTCCCGCGTGGCGCCGCGCATGACACGAAGCACCTCTTCGCCGAGCATCTGGCCCATCGTGAGCAGCATCCGCTTCTGCTGGTTCATCAGCCGGGCGACCACCGGGTCGTTGCGGTCGAGCCCGACGCCTCCCGGGGGCGGCATGGCGTTGCTGATGTCCTCGCCGCGCTTCGCGTACTCCTTGATGCGGATCTCGCGCAGGTCGTACGTCTGCTGGAAGAAGATCGGGTTCTGGTCGCCGTGCGCCCCGAGCGACAGCACGGCTACGACCGTGTCGTCGTAGAACTCCTCGATGTAGCGTGACGTCTCGCCGGTGATGTCGCCGCTCACGAGATCGAGCGTCCCGGCAATGACGTTGAAGACGCCGTAGTTGTAGTAGACCGCGATCGGCGCCCCGGTCGGCGACACGAAGGTGAGCACGCCCACCGACTTGTCCGACACGCCGTCGTAGTTGGGGCCTTCCCACCACCCGCGTGTTTTGGGGTCGATGTTGTCGCGGTTCACGTTGATGTAGGACACGCCCGTGCCATAGGTCAGGCGCGCGGGCTGGAGCCGGTCCTTCGCCTGCCTCACGGAGTCGACAATCTTGTCTTCGAACGCGACGTTCGGGGCGGGCGCGGCGCCGGGTGGCGGGGGACCGCTGCTCATGGGCGCACTGTGGGTCCCCGTGCCGGCGAGCACGATGTGCTGCACGGGAATGCCGAGCTCCGACGCGATCCGCTCGTTCACGCGATCCGCGACCGCGTTCGACAGCATGATCACGTCCACGGTCACGAGCGCGGCGGTCGTCGTGCCGTTGTCGATGACGATGGCCCTCGAGTACACGCGGTCGAGCACGCCGAGGTAGTGCTTCGGCAGGTCACCCGGACCAGGCGTGACGTCCACCCTGGCCGCGCCCACGCGCAGGGGGCCGGTCTTCGCCGCCTGCGCCTGCGTGTCCGATGCGAAGCCGACGAGAAGGCAGGCGGAGAACGCGGCAGCCAGTGATCTCATGGGTCGTCAAAGCTCCCGAATGGCGGGTTGTCTCGTCGGAGGCGGACACGGCCGGAGCCCGGCGAGCCGATCGCGGACTTCACCGGTCACATCACAATCATCGGCGTATATGTCACGTGACCGGCATTAGTGTCAACACCAATACGAGTAACCTGTACTATCAAACTATGAAGGCTACGCGGGGAGCGAGGTAGCCTGTCTCGCCTGACGCGAGGCGTCCCGGTGCCCCTTCAAGGCCGCGCCGACGCCCCGGATCACCGCTCCGGTCCTTCCGCCATTGACCGGCCTGTCGCGACCATTCATCGTCGCGCGCCGTCGATTCGTTGGTTTTGAGGAACACTGTCGAGTTTGGACACGCTACAAGGGGAGGTGGACGGGACCGGCGCCGACGTCGGGCCAGGCGCTGGGTCGGCGGGCCGGTCTCCTCATCCCGGGAGACCCTGTGTCGACATCCAGCCTGCGAGCCGTGATGGCTCTTGCGGCGTGCCTGCTTGCGCCGGCCGCCGCCTTTGCCGAACCCGCCGCGCGCCCCGTGACTCGCCCCACCGCCGCCGAGGTGCGCCGCGCCACGGAAATCGACCAGCGGCTCGACCGGCTCGCCCGCGAGGCGCGCGACCTCACCGCCCGTCTCGAGCGTGTCGCCGCGGCGCGGGCCGCCAGCACGAGCGTGGCGGTGGCGACGTCGCTCGACGCCGAGACGCAGGCCCTCGAGGCGCGGCGTGCGGCCATCGCCGACGAGATCACGGCGCTGCACGAGGAACGGGCCACCCTGCCAGCCGGGGCCTCCCGCCCGCAGGTCTCACCCACCGGCCCGCTCGGCCCGCTCGACCCGAAAGGCCTCGCGCCGCTGAACCTCTTCGACTCGCAGGGGCAGGTCTCGAACCCGCGGGGCTTCAACCCGGCCATCTCGGTCATCCCCGATGTCGTCTACTTTCGTGACAGCATCAAGGGGAAATCGTT belongs to Acidobacteriota bacterium and includes:
- a CDS encoding GntR family transcriptional regulator, with translation MPGPLRLPVDPASPVPLWNQIEAAVRRAIAAGALAPGDVLPSVRECATTLKVNPATVSRAYQRLVDAGIAEVRRGEGTFVANGVQAASRARRQRDLRAAADALVAVAVPLGAGLDETVAVLQQAWAAATDRRRVEE
- a CDS encoding ABC transporter ATP-binding protein — its product is MPAPPARQEPVIDARGVTIRYRRRGVLGDVSFEVPRGAVFALLGRNGAGKSSLVRCLLGLQQPSSGRVRVFGLDPWRERPQALARTGVVPETPDAPSHLRVSELVRFCGRLHARWDAGRVFRLCNRFGVSPAQTMGQLSRGQKTAVMAALSLGHDPDLLVLDDPTLGLDAVSRGTLVAQLVDAMVDRDLTVVVATHDLAWVEGLATHVGIFHAGRLLAAGELEAMKAARGASLEDLFVRITSGEERAA
- a CDS encoding neutral/alkaline non-lysosomal ceramidase N-terminal domain-containing protein — its product is MRSLAAAFSACLLVGFASDTQAQAAKTGPLRVGAARVDVTPGPGDLPKHYLGVLDRVYSRAIVIDNGTTTAALVTVDVIMLSNAVADRVNERIASELGIPVQHIVLAGTGTHSAPMSSGPPPPGAAPAPNVAFEDKIVDSVRQAKDRLQPARLTYGTGVSYINVNRDNIDPKTRGWWEGPNYDGVSDKSVGVLTFVSPTGAPIAVYYNYGVFNVIAGTLDLVSGDITGETSRYIEEFYDDTVVAVLSLGAHGDQNPIFFQQTYDLREIRIKEYAKRGEDISNAMPPPGGVGLDRNDPVVARLMNQQKRMLLTMGQMLGEEVLRVMRGATRELSDVRIVGSRKTVTCPGRQRTNQGRSGVAGTYEDADPVDIRLGVLMVGDVAIAQVNGGPYAAIGLRLKKESPYARTMLTTAANGMVRGSYIPDDASYTHQIFAVLNSALKPGCAETAIVNGLLDLMPPIAY